A genomic stretch from Shewanella sediminis HAW-EB3 includes:
- the pepE gene encoding dipeptidase PepE, which translates to MTMNALLLSSSRVGDTPYLAHAIPFIKPLIAELANQIEPQNQKWLFIPYAGVSISHDAYLTRVISSLGELNIEISGIHQYEDPRQAVQQADGILVGGGNTFNLLHQLYRHDLVKLIANQVSEGKPYIGWSAGSNIAGLSIRTTNDMPIVEPSSFNSLGILPFQLNPHYTNFQAPGHNGETRAQRLLEFTCVDPVTPIVAIQEGTALWRQGDKLSLIGDKQAFLFCGLQQEIPIPIGSELSHLLMPHK; encoded by the coding sequence ATGACTATGAATGCCTTACTTCTCTCCAGCTCACGTGTTGGAGACACGCCGTATCTTGCCCACGCCATCCCCTTTATTAAGCCCTTGATCGCTGAGTTGGCGAACCAGATCGAACCGCAAAATCAAAAGTGGCTGTTTATCCCCTATGCAGGCGTCAGTATCAGCCACGACGCTTATCTGACAAGGGTGATATCCAGCTTAGGTGAGCTCAATATTGAAATAAGCGGGATCCATCAATATGAAGATCCCAGACAGGCGGTTCAGCAAGCCGATGGAATATTAGTTGGAGGGGGGAATACCTTCAATCTGCTGCATCAGCTGTACAGGCACGATCTCGTAAAACTCATAGCTAATCAGGTAAGTGAAGGTAAGCCATATATAGGTTGGAGTGCTGGCTCAAATATTGCCGGCCTAAGCATTCGAACCACCAATGATATGCCTATCGTTGAGCCAAGCTCCTTTAATAGCCTGGGGATACTCCCCTTTCAACTCAATCCACATTACACCAACTTCCAGGCCCCGGGTCACAATGGTGAGACTCGAGCGCAGCGATTACTCGAATTTACCTGTGTCGATCCTGTCACTCCCATCGTCGCCATTCAGGAGGGAACGGCATTATGGAGACAGGGAGACAAGCTATCCCTTATCGGCGACAAACAAGCCTTCCTGTTTTGCGGCCTGCAGCAGGAGATACCGATACCCATCGGTAGTGAGCTTTCCCACCTATTGATGCCTCATAAATGA
- a CDS encoding bifunctional metallophosphatase/5'-nucleotidase produces the protein MKLQKTILAVALLTALSACSSDDDNNAAFSLTIAHVNDTHSNFDPVKSSFSMGEEGDVVFNEFGGYPRVLEAANDIKEDAAEAKEPLLFLHGGDAWQGTAYFKLNDGMANADLLSQMGIDAMALGNHEFDLDTTKLASFIDAVNFPLLANNMNADNDPALSGLSNLLPYQLFAFNGAVKRKIATISDATASEQVVAVVGVVLEDMPTIATGTGEATFSSEIETTQKTVDQLKEKGVNKVIVLSHIGNARDVELAAGTTGIDVIVGGHSHTLLGDFTELGHGDNGQYAQLVTQKDTVGKTCIVQAGQYAQAIGQASVSFDDKGELLTCNGQNTLLSNETYYSDAMREPGSLLTGDAHQKVESFIDSSIQIDDVDEDVALRAHIDATYKPAVEEAYGEVVATVSEDIIHERRPGDKGTDMHGSDVAPLIGEGMVYWANQEGVKSVTGKTVQIGLVGAGGVRTNIDAGEFREGNASLEMLPFSNYLSVLTINGVVLKDLLTTTIDATLPEGSHAGKFPYVGGMRYTFTEDVKQQSGHISQLELNTGTEVEPSWEVIQDSGEYVVIVNNYNASGNDGWNALGEAQLKSTDRVDIVISGDNYKSYAVDHLTFDEASGKFSVVYEGAEPSCDDGGADICNTDARSFIDYADHKKVLEALPFESTTVIYKD, from the coding sequence ATGAAACTACAGAAAACGATATTAGCTGTTGCTTTACTTACTGCATTATCTGCGTGTTCGAGTGACGATGATAATAATGCGGCGTTTAGCCTCACTATTGCACATGTCAACGATACTCACTCCAACTTCGATCCGGTCAAATCCAGCTTTTCCATGGGAGAAGAGGGCGACGTTGTATTTAACGAGTTTGGTGGCTACCCAAGAGTGCTCGAGGCAGCCAACGACATAAAGGAAGATGCTGCAGAAGCTAAGGAACCCTTGCTATTCCTGCACGGTGGTGACGCTTGGCAGGGAACCGCTTATTTCAAACTAAATGACGGTATGGCCAATGCCGATCTGCTATCACAGATGGGCATAGATGCGATGGCTCTGGGTAACCATGAGTTCGATCTGGACACCACTAAGCTGGCTTCATTTATCGATGCGGTAAACTTCCCGCTGCTCGCCAATAACATGAATGCAGACAACGATCCTGCACTCAGTGGCTTGTCTAACCTATTACCCTATCAGCTGTTCGCATTTAACGGTGCCGTAAAACGTAAGATCGCTACGATTAGCGATGCAACGGCGAGTGAGCAAGTGGTTGCCGTCGTCGGTGTAGTACTCGAAGATATGCCTACGATTGCAACAGGTACCGGTGAGGCGACATTCTCAAGTGAGATTGAAACCACTCAAAAGACGGTCGATCAGTTAAAAGAGAAAGGGGTTAACAAGGTTATCGTCTTGTCCCATATCGGCAATGCCCGAGATGTTGAGCTGGCGGCCGGTACAACGGGTATCGATGTGATCGTTGGTGGTCACTCACATACCTTGCTGGGGGATTTTACCGAGCTTGGACATGGTGATAATGGTCAGTATGCTCAGCTTGTCACTCAAAAAGATACAGTGGGTAAGACCTGTATCGTTCAGGCCGGACAATACGCACAAGCCATAGGTCAGGCGAGTGTAAGCTTCGATGATAAGGGTGAACTCCTGACATGTAACGGGCAGAATACGCTGCTCTCTAATGAAACCTATTACAGCGATGCCATGCGTGAGCCTGGTAGCCTGCTTACCGGAGATGCCCATCAGAAGGTTGAGAGCTTCATCGACTCCAGCATTCAGATCGATGATGTAGACGAAGATGTGGCTCTTCGAGCGCATATTGACGCGACCTATAAGCCGGCGGTTGAAGAGGCTTATGGTGAAGTGGTTGCTACTGTGAGTGAAGATATCATTCATGAGCGCCGCCCGGGCGATAAGGGCACCGACATGCATGGCTCTGATGTCGCACCGCTTATCGGTGAAGGCATGGTTTACTGGGCAAACCAGGAAGGCGTTAAGTCGGTCACCGGTAAGACGGTTCAAATTGGCCTTGTCGGCGCCGGTGGTGTCAGAACCAATATCGATGCCGGTGAGTTCAGAGAAGGTAATGCAAGTCTTGAGATGTTACCGTTTTCTAACTACCTTTCTGTCTTGACCATTAACGGTGTGGTGCTGAAAGATCTGTTAACCACGACCATAGATGCGACACTGCCCGAAGGCAGCCATGCCGGTAAATTCCCTTATGTGGGCGGCATGCGTTATACCTTCACCGAAGATGTGAAACAGCAAAGTGGCCACATCAGTCAGCTTGAGTTAAATACCGGCACCGAAGTCGAGCCTAGCTGGGAGGTGATTCAGGACTCGGGTGAATATGTCGTTATCGTTAATAACTACAATGCCAGCGGTAACGACGGCTGGAATGCCTTGGGTGAGGCACAGCTTAAGTCAACCGATCGTGTCGACATAGTGATAAGTGGCGATAACTACAAGTCTTATGCGGTCGATCATCTGACCTTCGATGAGGCCAGCGGCAAATTCAGTGTCGTCTATGAGGGCGCTGAGCCGAGCTGTGATGATGGCGGAGCAGATATCTGTAATACCGATGCACGCTCTTTCATCGATTATGCCGATCATAAGAAAGTGTTAGAGGCGCTTCCATTCGAGTCGACGACTGTGATCTACAAAGACTAA